The window CCACCCTACATCTGTTttcatgtcagcagcttgagttttatgtttaaatgttttaaacGTGCACATGATTACATCAAAACTCTGCTTCAAATTCTTCAAGTACTATGATCCTATCCACACATACCTTCTATACATACATCACATCTCTTTGGGGGTTATAGCCACTTTAACTGCTTAGGATCCTTGAACATGCCATACCGTTTCCAAGTTAGAACTTCTGCATATTGTGTTTCCTAGGTCTAGAAAGCTTACACTCCTATTATTCTCTTCACCAAACAGACTTCTACTAATCTTTCAGATGTCTCTTGaaatatgctgtgctgtgctgttcttggtctctcagtcatgtccaactctttgtgatcctatggactgcaaccctccaggctccttcattcttgggattcttcaggcaagaatgctggagtaggttgccattcccttctccaataaatattattaaaattactaaaattaagaCATTATTTTAATAGGCTATATGTTTCATGAGGGTAGAAACCTCTTATATGAGAAACCAAACCTTTCATTGTGCTTCCCATAGTATCCCTTCCTCATAGTATGCCTGATAATTGATGCTCCATAAATAATTGCAGAATATTTACAGAGGCCCTAATTCTGACTAATATAGTCTCACATTAGCTAAGGTGTTAACTCATACAATAATCTCCCAGGATAGGACAGAACACTTTCAAATTCTGTAAACTGGAGACACTTAGTAAATGTATATCTAGAGTTCAAGGAGGAACCAATCTAGATGGGGTTTGACAAAAActttgcactttttaaaaattgaaatatagttgatttatgatgttgtgttagtttcaggcacatagcaaagtgattcagagagatacatatatataggtagataggtagatagatagatataaaattttcagattcttttcccttataagtaataacaaaatattattttctctgtaCTATACAGCAGATCCTTGTTGTCTATTTCttgtatagtaatgtgtatatgttaatcccaagctcctaatttatctctccacctcttttcccctttggtaatcatctctttgttttctatgtctgtgagtttatttctgttttttttatgtaagctcacttgtatcatttttttatttttagattctacatataaatgatatcaaatgatatttgtctttctctgaccaacctagatagcatattcaaaagcagagacattactttgccaacaaaggttcgtctagtcaaggctatggtttttcctgtggtcatgtatggatgtgagttggactgtgaagaaggctgagcaccaaagaattgatgcttttgaactgtggtgttggagaagactcttgagagtcccttggactgcaaggagatccaaccagtccattctgaaggagatcagccctgggatttctttggaaggaatgatgctaaagctgaaactccagtactttggccacctcatgcgaagagttgactcattggaaaagactctgatgctgggagggattgggggcaggaggagaaggggacgacagaggatgagatggctgaatggcatcactgactcgatggatgtgagtctcagtgaactctgggagttggtgttggacagggaggcctggcgtgctgcaattcatagggttgcaaagagtcagacacgactgagcgactgatctgatctgacttagtatgacaatttctaggtccatgcacattgctgcaaaaggcattatttcattctcttttatgattaatagtccattgtatatatgaagCACTTCTTGATCCATTTATCTGTTGCTCGATTTTTAtattgctcccatgtcttggctatagtaaattgtgctgcaatgaacacaggggtgcatgcatcttttcgaattataattttctgttaatatatgcccaggagtggacttGCTaaatcatatagtagctctattttcagtttttaaagcaacctacatgctgttctccatagcgaCTGTaccaatagacatttctccaaagaattttGTATTAGCAATAAGACTGTTTTACAAATAGGCCAGAGGAGATAATGTCCTATATTTGAGACTAATAAAGAAGTCTACCAATTTAAGGTTATCAGTTTTGCAAATGAAATTAAGAGAACAAAGTACATCAGGAATTCCTCTGAGCATGCtctgaagagtatgaaaaagagACTTGTGAGAATAGACACAGAAGCCCAGTAGTATGATGGAGGCTTTCTCAGTTATTCACTGGGAAGCCTGATgcaggggtggtggggaggggataTAAAGCAAAATTTCTAATTAAATTGAACATGAAAAGTTAAGTTCTGTCTGTAAGTAGAtggaatagaattttaaaagaccACATATGCTTATAAGTAACATAGAAGCAAGACTTCCAGGGACAAGAAGCCTCGTGTTAGTCTCTCTGTGGCTctgaaagcaagaagaaaaaagattaagCCTCCTTGTGGAGATCATGTGATGACTTTCTGATCCAGCCAGAGGCAGCATTTCCATGGaaacttctcttctcttcctctcatgCACACACTGCTTCCTTCCACCTAAAACGGCTACTTAAGTCTCAAGAGAGTTGTAGGGTGGCCTCGATATTTTTTCTAAATAGCGAGACAAACTCAAGCAGAATGGGAAGAGAACAGAAAGGCTGACATTCCAGCATCACATGTAGTGATGACCTTCTCTGCATCCCTGCTGCTTTTTCAGTTTTCACCTTCTTGTCTTGTTCTGCAAGTTCAATGGGCCACTAGCTTTAAGTATGGAAcaggataaggaaaaaaaaatccctcacagGGACAACTTTGACTTGACTGCTCTTATCTTCTAGCTCTTCAACTCACTTTAGTTCAAACCACTTAGTTTTTAAGCCCTTCCATGGATTGGGTCCCtgggtgcctcagatggtaaagaccacctgcaatgcgggagacctgggttcaatcccggggttgggaagatcccctagaggagggcatagcaacccactccagtattcttgcttggagaatccccatggacagaggagcctggtggtctacagtccctggggtcacaaagagtcagacatgactgagcaactaagcacagcacagcacatggatTGGGCCCAGGTTTAATTCCTATGGCATGGGTGCATACATGAAGCTCATGCTCCTACTCAGCAGATGAAAAATACAGCTCTCATCTCTCTACAGTTTCCCCTGCCTGAAGTATTGTCTCCATTCTCATTTGTCTTTCCAACTTATGCCTATCCTTTAAAGCTTGACTCAGAGAATACTTCTATTAAAAAACTCATGCATAATTATTTCAAACTATTCAATCTTTTCTATATCCTCAGTTCTCAAAGATGTCTCTCCATTAAAAGTCtgatgttttgattttctttattattattattattatttttacttttcaatattgtattggttttgccatacatcaacacactACTCATTTAAAAACTAGTGTAGTGGTAAAATGATATTTCTATCCATGTATTTCAGTTTATCTAGCTCactatactggagaaggcaatggcaccccaatccagtactcttgcctggaaaatcccatggatggaggagcctggtgggctgcagtccatgggctcgctaagagtcggacatgactgagcgacttcaatttcacttctcactttcatgcattggagaaggaaatggcaacccactctagtgttcttgcatggagaatcccagggaccgggagcctggtgggctaccatctacggggtcgcacagagtctgacacgactgaagcgacttagcagcagcagcagcagatcactatacacagagagacaaaaaaatatagaaagaatttGCATGAtcaataaaaatttgttgaatAAAGTATCAGACCTTATTCGCTCactcactgcaatgagaactcctTTGCAAGACCAAATTGCAAACAAAACTTCAAATGATTTACTGATTTCTAGAACTTATGGGTGAAACAAGGTGGTGAAagcattaaaataagaaaagtacaaactattatatatataatactatatataaataagcAGAAATACATATTGTGCAGCACAGGTAATATAGGCGATATTTTATAGTGACTTTAGTATAACactaaaatattgaatcactatgttgtatacctgaaactaataaaatattgacaACCacctacacttcaataaaaaagtttCCTTTCTAATGTGTGCTTTGTTTTcaattgcccagtcatgtctgtctctttgtgaccccatgcactatagcccaccagctcctctatccaagggattttccaggcaagaatactggaacgggttgccatttcctcctccagatgatcttcccaagccaaggattgaacctatgtctcttgattctcctgcattggcagacagattctttaccactgagccacctgggaagatttcTTTCAAATATTCGCCAGAAAACGTTTCCAAAGTAAAGCTGATGACCCAGCTATCAAAGTGACATATCCTTagcaatattcagaaaatgagcAATTAGACAGCAAGCAGCAACTGGCATCAAGATAATCTGGAAGCGTATCAGAAAAAGTTTTAATCTTCTGatactttgtataaaataaataagcttcaGATATAAGACATAATCTCCAGGCTCTGAAAAATGCCTCTTCCTGCAAAGCCAAATCCTACCAATGCCTTGGCCTATTATTTAGGGTCTTTGAGAAACAAACCATCTTACATCCAAAATCTCTAACTACCTGAATTGTCTTAATAAAGAGGCTCTATTCCTGACATGCCTTCTTATTTTCAAATTGAAATGTCACTAGTTATATAGTCAATTAACTGGGTTTATGTAGATCGGATGGTATTATTTGTATTATTCTAACCATAAGACTTAAACTATTAATAGTGAATAGTGTTTCTCACTTTAACATAGGCCTATCCCACTGATGGGATATATGCCAACTCCAGAGAAAAGTTAGTCATGTGGTTTTCAGAAGATGAAAGCTTAGATAAAGGCTGAGAGGGTTTAATGCGGGAGGTGGGAGTGGTATTATATAGATCTTAGCCAAAACATGTGATAGTCACTGAGTGGGGAGCTGGAAAGGGAAGAGTGTGGCTCCATTAACCAGCTCAGGCAGACCGTGTGAGGACCGGAGGAAGAATGCTCCTGGCTGCCCTGTACTGCCTACTGTGGAGTTTCCAGACCTCCTCCGGCCACTTCCCTCGAGCCTGTGCCTCCTCCAAGAGCCTGATGGAGAAGGAGTGCTGCCCGCCCTGGGCAGGCGATGGGAGCCCCTGTGGCCGGCTCTCAGGCAGGGGCTCCTGCCAGGACGTCATTCTGTCCACGGCACCACTTGGACCTCAGTTCCCCTTCACGGGGGTGGACGACCGCGAGTCTTGGCCCTCCATCTTTTATAACAGAACCTGCCAGTGCTTTGGCAACTTCATGGGATTCAATTGCGGAAGTTGTAAGTTTGGATTTAGGGGACCCCGCTGCACAGAAAGGCGACTTTTGGTGAGAAGAAACATCTTTGATTTGAGTGTCCCAGAGAAGAACAAATTTCTTGCCTATCTCACTTTGGCAAAACATACCACCAGCCCAGACTATGTCATCCCCACGGGCACCTATGGCCAAATGAATCATGGAACAACACCCCTGTTTAATGACGTCAGTGTTTATGACCTCTTTGTCTGGATGCATTATTATGTGTCAAGGGACACGCTGCTTGGGGACTCTGAAGTCTGGAGAGACATTGATTTTGCTCATGAAGCCCCGGGTTTCCTGCCTTGGCATAGACTCTTCCTGCTGCTGTGGGAACAGGAAATCCAGAAGCTGACCGGGGATGAGAACTTCACGATTCCATACTGGGACTGGAGAGATGCAGAAAACTGTGACGTTTGCACAGATGAGTACATGGGAGGGCGCAACCCTGCAAACCCTAATCTACTCAGCCCAGCATCCTTCTTCTCCTCTTGGCAGGTAAGGTGTGCAGGACATACAGTATCAAAGCTTAAAAGAACCTTAGCCATCACTTCTTCTGGCAGGTCTTCAGAAACCTCCTTTTCCATCTGTTATTCTCCTGCCAAGCCTAGAAAATGTCCCCTGTCAAGAGCTCTCAACATActttataattttcctttataGCACACTTCACAATTGCAGTTCCATAGAGATTTGTGTGGTTCTTTGTCCAATATCCTGTACTTGGGTCCTAAAATCTAATGAATAAAAAGTACTTGGTTCATCACTCTGTCTCCTAGCACATAATACAATGCCAGGCAAAATGTAAGAGCTCATGAAGTATTTGTTGAACCAATGGATGAATGAGTATTTAGatgattaagttaaaaaaaaatgatttaggtcaatatttctgaaattttattcCCAATAAAATTCAGTGTATAAACTGAAAATACAAATCTCTGGCCATATCCCAGGATCCCTATTGATAAGAATATTCAAAGGAGGGTCCTGGAAAGACATCATTTACTAAATGTCTATAGTGATTATTACCATTAGGAATTTAGGGGAATATTACTTagattaaatattcttttaaaaaaatatgaatactCAGGCTTAAACAGGTAAACAGTGAAAATAGCTAATATTCACTGATTGATTAGCAAGTGTGAGGCCCTATTCTGAGTGGTTTTgtgcattaattcatttaataatcTTACTAACCTTCCCCatgttaaagattaaaaaaaaaaaaaactgaggtttagagataTTATGTAACTTGTACAGGATATCAAAGCTAGTAAGTAGCAGAGACAAAATGTGTTCTCAGGCAGCCTGGTTGCACAACCACACTATACTATTTCCAAGGACATATCTGTGATGATATCTTTAGCCAAAGGATCTGACCCATCctgactcactttttaaaataggatGCAGAAGAAATAAGCATTTTCCCTAAACATGTGTAAACTTTTGAGGTATAGGATAAGAGATCgctattttgaaatttaatttttatttttcctcttctgatttttttcactttggaTTAGGGGCAAAAGGTAACAAAAGAAATatgcttttaattatttattattttaaaactataaggTAGAAGGAATGCTTGTCTGCCTGTGTTCCAACCATTTCTAACACAGCACTTTTGACTAGCCATGCTTTATGGAAATAAGCTCAATATTTAAATAAGATGGGAAGAATCTTGCCTTCTCACCTGAACTCTGCAATTTTGAAATGTGAACTGCTTCCTAAacattccccctcccccacccacaccccccaAACCCCACACTAAGTTACTACAACTTCCAAATGGACCTATTGAAACTCATTGAAAATGGCCACTGTAATATCTGGTGTCACTAATGTCAGCTATTTACCAAGAGCAAGGAGTGTATTTGTGCAGGAAAGACTGGAAAAAATGTGCttcaaaaaaatctatttcaataAGCCTTCAGACCTCCTACCTTAATCTATATAGTGCAAAACtcatctaactctcacatcctctGTTACTGCTTAAAATACTGTTAAGCTTGAACATGGGATTTTTCAGTTAGTTATAATGCTTTCCTTAACTGTACTGCTTGTCTTGACCTAGAAAAACTGGTGGATTATCTAAATTACCAAAAAGTTACAACATCCACACTGAAGCTTCATAGACAAATACTAATTGATATTCAATTACatgtgtttgtgagtgtgtgtgctcagttgtgtacaactctttgtgaccccacgggctgtagcttgccagcatcttctgtccatgaaatttttgaggcaaaaatactggagtgggttgtcatttcctccttcaggagatcttcctgacccagggattgaacccgtctcctgcatctcttgtattgggtggcagattctttaccactgagccacctgggaagccacttaaTTACATGAGAAGTACCAAATTATGTTAactttttctattcatttattgaTTATTGAGtggaatttttctctttttcctttatgattatatTCAATTTTACTTCTaaacagtttttttgtgtgtctagTATGTAAACACTAGGTTAAAATAGTTGCAGCATTAGATTTAATATCATTCTATGATTAAACCACTGTGGAGTAACTGGTGTTAAAAATAAGATTAGGAAATACAGGGGACAAAGACCACTGAAGAAAAGTGAGCAAACAATAATTTAAGGAAGGTGAAATGAGTAAACATTTATGTCCACCTGCTGTGAGCAGTGTTGCTATGTGTGGTTACAGTCAAACTCAGTTCTAGTTGGCTATTTCCATTCCTTTGCACATTTCTGGTTAAAGTCCTATAACAATGAAGATCAGTTATTTATATCAACTTAATGCAATTAAATCAATGCAACTGACCTAACTCCGAGAGATagggcaggacagggaagcctggcatgctacagcccatggggtcgcaaagagtgggacatgactctgCAATGGAACAACAACAAGGCAGCGGTTCTCAGTATCCTCTAAATCACTCGcttaagaacttaaaaatttttatgtgcTCCCGCATCTACCTTCTGCCAGAAAATCATATTCAGGAGGTCCACTGTGAAGTTCaagcatctgtatttttaaaaccttCTACTGTAATTCTAATGCAGAGCCAGCCCTAAGAATGACTGATTTAATTAATATGGAAATTGTTTTGGTATCTCTTTCACTTTACAAACTTAGGTTCTATAATAAACATATCACTAATTGAAATGCTTTTGCCAGAATCAAACACTCAAATAAAGAACTAGACTGTGTGAGATGGTGAGACTAAATAGCTTCCACACTTGGTGAATTCATTAATATCTTCCTAAGCAGTTATACTCAAACccctttggttaaaaaaaaaatgccttctgctttttcttgatttaaaatatcttttacttcacacacaaaaaatggagTTTTCAGAAATTCATTGAATTTATTAACTCTTAGCTGAGAGACCGCCATTGGTGTGTAGTGTTGTACCTACATTTTGTAAAACATAGTGAGGCCCCCAAAGGTACAATAATTTGCCTAAGGCGACACAGCTGAGGACAGAAAAACCCAGTGCCTTTGACTCCAGTGCTATTTCAAGCCAACCATGCAGTTTCCTATTTATAAAGGGCCATTTAGGCTGAGAAAGGATCAAACGAGCCGCTAATTCATGGATGTAAATTCTGACTTGTAGTTGCTTTAACTCTCTTAAAGTTCAGTTACACAGACAACTGCGGCAGATGTTCTGAAGTAGTCCCTTTCATTCACGTTATAGTGAAAATATTCCattaggtatttatttattcacagcCCTTATTCAGGTAGAATTGACCTTCACCCTTGTGTACTATCATTACACTTTGTACAGATTTTATAACATAGTAACTATAATTCTTCAGGTTTTCAGACCTGTCTTTATCTAACAGACTGCCAGCTGTTCCAATGTAGAAaccatttctaatttatttttatatccacAGAACCCAGGAacataatatatacatagaaTGGGCTTTATCAGTATATGCTAAATTGAACAAAATTGAAAACCATAGAAACATTAGCTCCAATGCTAACACACATAAAAAACTAAACTCTGTATAGACATAGCTAGATTTCTGGAACCTTAAACCATAACCATAACCTTAACCACTGGATAACCAAGGCCAAGAAAACAATGATGCCAAAAATAAGCAGCAACTTATAATCTGGAATAAAACATTTTTGGTAGCTTTCTctaggtgtgtgtttgtgtgtgtgcaaaaaaataaagcacacatAGAGAAGATCAAGCATGTTATAACCCAATCTGAGTTTTAAGTGAGACTAATAATATTTACTGACGaggtttattattaaataaagtaatacattaaaaaacattACTTAATTACTAAATATTACTTATGATAGGAAGCTTATTTTCAGTATTCATATCTTCtgtatatttgttcatttatttatttatttattttttggtttgtttaattCCAAGAGCCTTTAAACTAGAAGCATGTTTAAAGTGCTCCTGAATTAAAGCAGTTCActgattttggggggggggcggggcagcGAACTGTGTTCAACACAGTTAGATCCAATGTTATGCAAGCAGCAGATGAGCTAGCTGTAACAAGAAAAGGTATTTCAAGAATAGCTGTTATGATGgatcaaaataaagagaaaaaaacattttgagatgatggacatgagtgaagtATGGCCAGGGAATTCACTCATCAGGTGAAAAGCACATCACATGGAAGCAAAcagtaggaagaaaaaaagttACATTTCAGCAGAGAGTCATGGGTTTTAGGTAACCATGGCAACAGCTCTGTGAAATAAcagcttctcttttttctttatgaaaaagaTTCTGTGGAATGTCATATGTTTTACATTCTTTTAGATAAACCTCTAATGCCATAATAGAATTTTTGTTCCTAACGCTTTTAATAACTGGGCTTTTTTTCCTGCTATTTCTTTAAGTTTAAGAGAACACTAAGCTCACCTTCTCCATTAATACATccgtttcttcttctttttttttttttcatttgacttgGGACACTTGATTTTTCTCTACATTATATAAGTCACCTTtgttgaaacagaaaaagaacaaattcctCACCAGAAGACTTTTGTCACCAGATTCTACCTCTGCCACTTGTCAGATGATATTGGACAAGTTATTTGTAATCTTTGACCTTTGGCTTCTTTtctcaacagaaaaaaatgggGTGTTATTAAGATATATGTATGCTTTCTGTGCTAATGAAAATACTAAGCTGAATGGAAAGCAGATTAATGAAGTGGAAGGGGATAGTCTTTTGAGCCATAAAAACATGACTTTTGTAACTCACTTAGCTACAAGATCCTGGAAAAGTTACTTAATTATCTGAGACCTTTTCCCCCTGAAAAttagaataatatattttaaagcattatCCTGAAGGGATTCAATGAAAACTGTTAATGTAAAATGACTAGTTTAGTATCTGACATATTCTTTGAATTTTAAGTATGGAATTATTATCACAATATATCCTCATATGATATATTGATGATAGCTATTATAATAATGATTATTCATCCTGTGTAATAGAGTCAGGGTTAACAATTTGGTGGCCTGCCCAATAGTCTTGTATGCAATAATAATATAATAGCTGTCATTATTAAACACTCTCTACTTGGCATTATatactaagtgctttacatagGTAAAATTATTGGATCCTTCATAAAAAGTTGTTATAGTCctcatttacagatgaaaaacctTGATAGTAGGAGATTATGTAATTTGCTCAGTTTGGAAACCATGTCTGATTGCAATCTCCATGATGATAGCTAGTGCTAATACTTTCTCCTACCCTGCCTCCCCTTTTATATCAAATATAAGAACAATAATTTGagatttatttcaaattatttctggAACTGGGGTAGATTTACTCCTTGTTACTAAGACATTTAGCCATCTGAACATGTAGTCACTTGGCAGTTGTAATTTAAGTAAAATAGTTTCATTCAAACCTCTCTAATTTAACTGATTCTACTGCAGGAGTCTTCTAGGCAGTAGGATTTcttagatcttttaaaaatatctggatatgatttatttttcaaacagaaatgaaaatgcttCCATCTATATACATGCTGTGATGGGTAGTTAATTAACACTATAAAGGGATCCAATATATTACATTTAATgcaaaaattgttgttgttccatccctaagttgtatctgactatttgctgcctcatggactgcatacaccaggattccctgtccttcagtatcccccaaagcaaagtaatgtttctgcttttcaatatgctgtctaggtttgtcatagcttttcttccaaggagcaagtgtcttttaacttcatggctgcagtcaccgtctgcagtgattttacagcccaagaaaataaaatctgtcactgtttccactgttttgccatgaactgatgggactggatgcatggtcttagttttctgaatgttgagttttaagtaagctttttcactctcttctttcacctttatcaagaagctctttagttcactttctgccataagggtggtatcatttgcatatctgaggttattgatatttcacatgatgtactctgatataagttaaataagcaagatgataatatacagccttgatgtactcctttcccaattttgaactagtctgttatatatatttaatgcatatttaaatatgaataatgtgtttaagtatattttaaaaataaacacatgtaaatatgatatatattaacattatatttattatttcatattacAGTTGAAGAAATTGAGACTTAGCAAGCCTAAATAATATATTCATTGACACATTGCTAGTAAGTCGCTGAACCAGAATTGA is drawn from Bubalus kerabau isolate K-KA32 ecotype Philippines breed swamp buffalo chromosome 5, PCC_UOA_SB_1v2, whole genome shotgun sequence and contains these coding sequences:
- the TYR gene encoding tyrosinase → MLLAALYCLLWSFQTSSGHFPRACASSKSLMEKECCPPWAGDGSPCGRLSGRGSCQDVILSTAPLGPQFPFTGVDDRESWPSIFYNRTCQCFGNFMGFNCGSCKFGFRGPRCTERRLLVRRNIFDLSVPEKNKFLAYLTLAKHTTSPDYVIPTGTYGQMNHGTTPLFNDVSVYDLFVWMHYYVSRDTLLGDSEVWRDIDFAHEAPGFLPWHRLFLLLWEQEIQKLTGDENFTIPYWDWRDAENCDVCTDEYMGGRNPANPNLLSPASFFSSWQIVCSRLEEYNSRQALCNGTSEGPLLRNPGNHDKARTPRLPSSADVQFCLSLTQYESGPMDKAANFSFRNTLEGFADPLTGIADASQSSMHNALHIYMNGTMSQVPGSANDPIFLLHHAFVDSIFEQWLRKYHPLQDVYPEANAPIGHNRESYMVPFIPLYRNGDFFISSKDLGYDYSYIQDSEPDIFQDYIKPYLEQAQRIWPWLIGAAVVGSVLTAVLGGLTSLLCRRKRNQLPEEKQPLLMEKEDYHNLMYQSHL